Proteins encoded in a region of the Bacillota bacterium genome:
- a CDS encoding 2-oxoacid:ferredoxin oxidoreductase subunit gamma, translating into MSRTEIRLSGSGGQGLILAGIILAEAAILDGKNAVQTQSYGPEARGGASRAEVIISNDEIDYPKVISPDLLLALTNQACQKFLPSLKTDGILIIDSSIPTPVTSARVYSLPIIETAEKKVGRQGVANIVALGVITALTEIASPESIEQAVLQRVPQGTEALNRQALACGKQLVSR; encoded by the coding sequence ATGAGTAGAACAGAAATCCGTTTAAGTGGTTCAGGCGGCCAGGGGTTAATTCTGGCCGGTATTATCCTGGCGGAAGCGGCTATCCTGGATGGGAAAAACGCCGTTCAAACGCAATCGTATGGGCCGGAAGCTCGCGGGGGCGCCAGTCGGGCTGAGGTAATCATCAGCAACGATGAAATCGATTATCCAAAGGTAATCTCTCCCGATTTGCTGCTGGCTTTAACTAATCAGGCCTGTCAAAAATTTTTACCGTCCCTTAAAACGGACGGCATCCTGATTATTGATTCATCCATTCCCACCCCGGTCACATCCGCCAGGGTCTATTCCTTGCCCATTATTGAGACCGCAGAAAAAAAAGTTGGCCGCCAGGGGGTAGCCAATATCGTCGCGCTGGGAGTGATCACCGCTTTAACCGAGATCGCTTCCCCAGAATCGATTGAACAGGCGGTGCTTCAGCGCGTCCCCCAAGGAACAGAGGCTCTTAACCGTCAAGCGCTTGCCTGCGGGAAACAACTGGTAAGCAGGTAA
- a CDS encoding 2-oxoacid:acceptor oxidoreductase subunit alpha: MNSAKLLQGNEACVLGALAAGMRFYAGYPITPSTEIAEACAKELPRVGGKFIQMEDEIGSMAAVIGASLAGLKAMTATSGPGFSLKQENLGFAAVAEVPCVVVNVMRGGPSTGLPTSPSQGDVMQARWGTHGDHPIIALSPASVKETYDLTIRAFNLSEKYRTPVILLMDEVIGHMRERVALPSADEIEIINRTKPQQAEKGKYLPYDADPEGGVPPMAVYGEGFHFHVTGLLHDRSGFPTSDPKVSSALLNRLAKKIELNRADIVQYVTDSLEDAELAIIAYGATARSAMRAMRQAREQGIRVGLFRPLTIWPFPVEAVRQLASRVKAILVPEMNLGQLVLEVERVVAGQTRVIGLSDVSGELFKPEDILTRIQEVSQDARNA; this comes from the coding sequence GTGAACAGCGCCAAATTATTACAAGGGAATGAGGCCTGCGTGCTAGGCGCTCTAGCCGCTGGCATGCGTTTCTACGCTGGCTATCCGATTACTCCCTCCACGGAAATTGCCGAGGCTTGTGCGAAAGAACTACCGCGCGTGGGGGGGAAATTCATTCAGATGGAAGATGAGATTGGCAGTATGGCTGCGGTGATCGGAGCTTCGCTGGCCGGCCTCAAGGCAATGACCGCCACCAGCGGGCCGGGGTTCTCCCTCAAGCAAGAAAACCTGGGTTTCGCCGCCGTAGCTGAAGTACCGTGTGTTGTGGTTAATGTTATGCGGGGCGGTCCCAGTACCGGTTTACCAACATCGCCATCACAAGGAGATGTGATGCAGGCACGCTGGGGAACACATGGTGACCACCCGATCATCGCTCTTTCCCCCGCTTCGGTGAAGGAAACGTACGATTTAACGATTCGGGCCTTTAACCTCAGCGAAAAATACCGCACCCCAGTTATTTTGTTAATGGACGAAGTAATTGGCCATATGCGGGAAAGAGTAGCCTTACCATCAGCAGACGAAATCGAGATCATCAACCGAACTAAGCCGCAACAAGCGGAAAAGGGTAAATACCTGCCGTATGATGCCGATCCGGAAGGTGGCGTACCGCCGATGGCCGTTTACGGTGAAGGTTTTCATTTCCATGTCACCGGGTTGCTCCACGACCGTTCGGGCTTTCCTACTTCCGACCCCAAAGTGTCCAGCGCCCTGTTAAACCGGCTGGCCAAAAAAATTGAGCTCAATCGTGCTGACATTGTCCAATACGTCACGGATTCACTGGAAGACGCCGAACTGGCGATTATTGCTTACGGGGCAACTGCCCGTTCCGCGATGCGGGCGATGCGGCAGGCACGGGAGCAAGGAATCAGGGTTGGACTCTTCCGGCCATTAACCATCTGGCCATTCCCGGTGGAAGCCGTGCGGCAGCTGGCTTCCCGGGTTAAGGCGATCCTGGTACCGGAAATGAACCTCGGTCAGCTGGTCTTAGAAGTAGAGCGGGTGGTTGCTGGACAGACCAGGGTCATCGGCCTTTCCGACGTGTCGGGCGAGCTGTTTAAACCAGAAGACATTCTAACCCGCATTCAGGAGGTGAGTCAGGATGCCCGAAATGCTTAG
- a CDS encoding 2-oxoacid:ferredoxin oxidoreductase subunit beta: protein MPEMLSYFRLDKMPHIWCPGCGHGIILGAVIRAVDALDLDRDRVVFVSGIGCSSRATGYLNFDTLHTTHGRALAFATGVKLAKPELEVIVLTGDGDSAAIGGNHLIHAARRNINLTTIVFNNSIYGMTSGQSSPLTPQSSFATTAPYGNVERNFDLCELAIAAGATYVARGTAYHTKLLIDLIKKGIQNKGFSLIEAVSQCPTYYGRKNKQGSAVDMLRWQKEHAVPLQLVKQKGKENFPDKFVIGELFATPAPEFTQEYTKIIEKAQGVKQSYE, encoded by the coding sequence ATGCCCGAAATGCTTAGTTACTTTCGCCTGGATAAGATGCCGCACATCTGGTGTCCTGGTTGCGGGCACGGTATTATTCTCGGAGCAGTAATTCGAGCAGTTGATGCACTCGACCTCGACCGCGACCGAGTGGTGTTTGTCTCCGGGATCGGCTGCTCATCCCGGGCGACCGGTTACCTTAATTTTGACACTCTGCACACCACCCACGGACGCGCCCTAGCTTTCGCCACTGGAGTCAAGTTGGCCAAACCTGAGTTAGAGGTAATCGTCCTCACTGGTGACGGGGACAGTGCTGCAATTGGCGGAAACCACCTTATTCACGCCGCCCGGCGGAACATTAACCTGACTACCATCGTTTTTAACAACAGTATTTACGGCATGACCAGTGGTCAGTCGTCACCACTGACACCCCAATCCAGTTTTGCCACCACTGCTCCATATGGGAACGTGGAACGAAACTTTGACCTGTGTGAATTAGCCATTGCTGCCGGCGCCACCTACGTTGCTCGGGGCACTGCTTACCATACCAAGCTATTGATCGATTTAATTAAAAAAGGCATTCAAAACAAGGGATTTTCTTTGATTGAAGCGGTTAGCCAGTGCCCTACCTATTATGGACGAAAAAACAAACAGGGTTCAGCCGTCGATATGCTGCGCTGGCAAAAAGAGCATGCGGTACCACTGCAGTTAGTCAAACAAAAAGGGAAAGAAAATTTCCCGGACAAATTCGTAATTGGTGAACTCTTTGCTACCCCAGCCCCTGAGTTCACCCAGGAGTATACCAAGATTATCGAAAAAGCACAAGGAGTAAAGCAGAGCTATGAGTAG
- a CDS encoding 4Fe-4S binding protein, with protein MNVGNPSENIIINEKWCKGCRICIDFCPKDVLVLRQDKAYPAQPEACTFCGLCELRCPDFAITLRRNNK; from the coding sequence TTGAATGTTGGAAATCCCAGTGAAAACATTATAATTAACGAAAAATGGTGCAAAGGCTGCCGCATCTGTATAGATTTTTGCCCCAAAGACGTGCTGGTGCTGCGGCAGGACAAAGCCTATCCAGCACAGCCTGAGGCGTGCACCTTCTGCGGTCTTTGCGAATTACGTTGCCCCGACTTTGCGATCACGTTGAGGAGGAACAACAAGTGA